The Setaria viridis chromosome 6, Setaria_viridis_v4.0, whole genome shotgun sequence genome contains a region encoding:
- the LOC117861364 gene encoding uncharacterized protein — MRKKKQGRTMLPARRPRVSTRTPPSSSAAAAGPRGGRGWLSALRRDPAKRPRRADDDGTPFTDELLLAIFAGVPDLADLVRCAATCRRWRRLVSAEAALLCRTPRRPPDRFIGPLALGFFHRQENAAAPRFVTMASASCRFPGLLRQPPPSLSTLVDDGLFDGSSHIVASRNGLLVVDLRRRKHDRAVKLCVCNPMSGEVHVLPVLGDKECIGHYACTVLTADDCYEKAIHRPRSSSYFRLVMVYTRSGFTAFRSYSSEGGR, encoded by the coding sequence ATGAGAAAGAAGAAACAGGGCAGGACGATGCTGCCGGCGCGGCGTCCCCGTGTCTCTACACGAACGCCGCCGTCTTCGTCCGCTGCTGCGGCGGGCCCGCGCGGCGGCAGAGGCTGGCTGTCCGCCCTCCGCCGTGACCCCGCCAAGCGGCCGCGCcgggccgacgacgacggcacgcCGTTCAccgacgagctcctcctcgccatcttcgcCGGCGTCCCCGACCTCGCCGACCTCGtccgctgcgccgccacctgccgccgctggcgccgcctgGTGTCCGCCGAAGCCGCGCTCCTCTGCCGCACACCTCGGCGGCCGCCGGACAGGTTCATCGGCCCCCTCGCCCTCGGCTTCTTCCACCGCCAGGagaacgccgccgcgccgcgcttcGTCACCATGGCTTCCGCGTCGTGCCGCTTCCCCGGCCTCctccggcagccgccgccgtcgctgagCACGCTCGTCGATGACGGGCTGTTCGATGGCTCTTCCCACATCGTGGCCTCCAGGAACGGCCTTCTCGTCGTCGACCTCCGGCGCCGGAAGCATGATAGAGCAGTCAAGCTCTGTGTCTGCAACCCCATGAGCGGCGAAGTGCACGTCCTGCCGGTCCTCGGAGACAAGGAATGCATCGGGCACTATGCGTGCACGGTGCTCACTGCAGACGACTGCTACGAGAAGGCAATCCACCGACCGCGGTCCTCCTCGTACTTTCGCCTGGTCATGGTGTACACCCGGAGTGGCTTCACTGCGTTCCGGAGCTACTCGTCGGAAGGAGGCAGGTGA